From one Stieleria sp. JC731 genomic stretch:
- a CDS encoding DUF1559 domain-containing protein yields MKRDQHHSGFTLVELLVVVGIIGILIGLLLPAIQAAREAARRMSCSNNFRQIAIAVTQYHATFEILPPHATGTFNNVNDPKKTNQFRLSMLVSVMPFVGGDSLWEAVAGQYVGNDPGDSYGEDPIGWDDMEMYSEEELPSYQYPKMGPSPSITTYGPWTFEVPAYRCPSDPGIGSPSAGRTNYAACLGDAIEGLDEGLWRYEKKKWSPSGEAQMEATGRGMFVPRMITRFSDVTDGLSNTIMMGEICTDLGDQDMRTVPSTNNRWKGGVLDDVELCASQRDYDSPRFWKTSQASLPNGIGMGRGYRWADAMPLMTGFNTILPPNRELCFGGNASTIGTLTASSRHQGGAHIALGDGSISFFTDSVDNGNSQQTVTLTGKNEFAPGNPSVFGLWGAIGTRDQNELIDNAF; encoded by the coding sequence ATGAAACGAGATCAACATCATAGCGGTTTTACCCTGGTCGAGTTGCTCGTTGTGGTTGGCATCATCGGTATTCTGATCGGCCTGTTGCTGCCCGCGATCCAAGCCGCCCGTGAAGCCGCACGACGGATGAGTTGCAGTAATAACTTTCGGCAAATCGCGATAGCGGTCACGCAGTACCATGCGACTTTCGAGATTTTGCCGCCTCACGCAACAGGAACATTCAACAACGTCAATGACCCGAAAAAAACGAACCAGTTTCGGTTGAGCATGTTGGTGTCGGTGATGCCATTTGTCGGTGGGGACAGCTTATGGGAAGCCGTTGCCGGTCAATATGTCGGAAACGATCCCGGCGATTCGTATGGCGAAGACCCAATCGGTTGGGACGATATGGAAATGTATTCGGAGGAAGAATTGCCTTCGTATCAATATCCCAAGATGGGGCCATCACCGTCGATCACGACCTATGGACCATGGACGTTTGAAGTGCCGGCCTATCGATGCCCATCAGACCCCGGAATCGGTTCACCAAGTGCGGGTCGAACCAACTACGCCGCATGTCTCGGCGATGCGATCGAAGGGTTGGACGAGGGGCTTTGGCGATACGAAAAGAAAAAATGGTCACCCAGTGGTGAAGCTCAGATGGAGGCCACCGGTCGCGGCATGTTCGTGCCGCGGATGATCACCCGGTTTAGCGATGTCACCGATGGACTTTCCAATACCATCATGATGGGCGAAATCTGTACGGATCTCGGTGACCAAGACATGCGTACGGTTCCCTCGACTAACAATCGATGGAAAGGGGGCGTGCTCGATGATGTCGAGTTGTGCGCCAGCCAGAGAGACTATGACAGTCCCAGATTTTGGAAAACAAGTCAGGCCAGCCTGCCCAATGGCATCGGCATGGGACGAGGGTATCGATGGGCCGACGCGATGCCTCTGATGACCGGGTTCAACACGATTCTGCCACCAAATCGTGAATTGTGTTTCGGAGGAAACGCATCCACGATCGGGACGTTGACCGCCAGCAGCCGGCACCAAGGCGGTGCCCATATCGCACTCGGTGATGGTTCGATCTCGTTTTTTACAGACTCGGTCGACAACGGAAATTCACAGCAAACCGTGACGCTGACAGGCAAAAACGAATTTGCACCCGGCAATCCGAGTGTTTTCGGTTTATGGGGGGCCATCGGGACACGAGATCAGAACGAATTGATTGACAACGCCTTTTAA
- a CDS encoding PVC-type heme-binding CxxCH protein, translating to MVTTMLLASVTLTGLCQATDPDRPDALEVIESTRGGRHWIDKETDPPRSPEATLQSLNIEDGYSISLFASEPLVRDPVAICFDPSGKMYAIEYGDYPTGPPEGEPPLSKIVVLEDTDNDSVADRRTVFADHLDFAHSIMPYRGGLLVGAKTKVIHLVDTDGDLIADQTTTLMDGFTPAHPQMQVGNPRYGIDNWVYFNYGPGEIRTDDHPDTITKLPRKDFRYHPQTKTIEPDSGMGQFGNTIDRWGRRFYCTNRNPIITTFLSTETLRRNPFLVILDASYDVAPSGGESRVYPAVTMKSNYLSHAGTHTSACGTTAYLGPFGTESFRNSVFVCEPIGHLVTRSEILSDGLELKAVRGLPDSDFLTSTDTWFRPSSLATGPDGALYLADMYRLWVEHPKFLPPEIAAKMDWRAGDDRGRIYRIVPTGTKLRPYNAPKTADDLVAMLQDDNAWARFTAQRLLVEENDPISASLVRPLLDHPQPMVRSHAMWTLHGLNSIRLADLQNALQDDHPVCRVNALRIAEMIPDRSKLEPMVLAIADDSSMNVRFQLGLFLGTLPDSDIVLDSLVQLAIRDGSNHRFADGLLTSLGSRSAIVLHRLLNVTDGTAPTSTGKLDLLKRLAEIVGARGDEKELSQVLDLFSEASSGGEPESNRWSSAIITGLAKGLTRYRGPFGRMSLSRLTQSPPENLSVNIDGLTAVLKRSRQVAIDESASTEERLSAIELLSLQSSPDDDSIYKALLNQNPSISIQTATVRAMGQSLGQDRAKLIIESWSDLSPTVQSEAMAMLFRRTDTTVLALQAIQENRINASGLSLDQRVRLLKHGDESIRALAIELFGGAVSANRQQVAKEYQPALTSEGNRHEGELVFKRVCASCHKVNGQGLSTGPDLSDAKNRSKAALLYDILDPNSKVEPRFAAYTVLTVDGNVLTGLIAEESDEAIVLKMAEGKSQTIGRAEIEAVKASEVSLMPEGIEKEITTSQMADLLEYLTAR from the coding sequence GTGGTTACGACGATGCTGCTTGCCAGCGTGACGCTAACTGGATTGTGCCAAGCGACCGATCCTGACCGACCTGACGCCTTGGAAGTCATCGAGAGTACTCGCGGAGGACGTCATTGGATCGACAAAGAAACCGACCCACCGCGTTCGCCCGAAGCAACGCTTCAATCATTGAACATCGAAGACGGCTACTCGATCTCATTGTTCGCCAGTGAACCATTGGTTCGTGATCCGGTTGCGATCTGCTTCGACCCATCAGGCAAAATGTATGCCATTGAATACGGCGACTATCCAACCGGTCCGCCCGAAGGCGAGCCGCCTTTGTCAAAAATTGTTGTACTTGAAGATACCGATAACGATTCGGTAGCCGATCGGCGCACCGTCTTTGCCGATCACCTGGACTTCGCCCATAGCATCATGCCTTATCGTGGCGGTTTGCTTGTTGGTGCGAAAACGAAGGTAATTCATTTGGTTGACACGGATGGTGATTTAATCGCTGACCAGACAACAACACTGATGGATGGCTTCACACCCGCGCATCCACAAATGCAAGTTGGCAATCCACGCTACGGAATCGATAACTGGGTCTACTTCAACTATGGGCCTGGTGAAATCCGAACGGATGATCATCCAGACACGATCACGAAGCTCCCGCGCAAGGACTTTCGTTACCATCCACAAACAAAAACGATTGAACCTGATAGCGGGATGGGCCAATTCGGCAATACCATTGATCGCTGGGGAAGACGGTTTTATTGCACCAATCGAAATCCGATCATCACGACTTTCCTGTCGACCGAAACCCTGCGGCGCAATCCGTTTCTGGTCATTCTCGATGCGTCCTATGATGTTGCCCCATCCGGAGGCGAATCGCGTGTGTACCCGGCTGTCACGATGAAAAGCAATTACCTCTCACACGCAGGCACCCACACATCTGCTTGTGGAACGACAGCCTATCTAGGCCCGTTCGGAACAGAAAGTTTTCGCAACAGTGTGTTCGTTTGCGAACCGATCGGTCACCTTGTCACGCGTAGCGAGATACTCTCCGACGGTCTGGAACTTAAAGCGGTACGCGGCCTACCTGATTCTGATTTTTTGACCTCGACCGATACATGGTTCCGCCCTTCGAGCTTGGCGACAGGCCCCGACGGCGCGTTGTATCTCGCGGACATGTATCGATTGTGGGTCGAACATCCAAAATTCCTGCCCCCTGAAATCGCAGCCAAGATGGACTGGCGAGCCGGAGACGACCGGGGAAGGATCTATCGTATCGTGCCTACCGGAACAAAACTTCGACCCTACAACGCGCCGAAAACCGCTGATGATCTCGTCGCGATGCTACAAGACGACAACGCCTGGGCTCGCTTCACCGCGCAACGTTTACTAGTCGAAGAAAACGATCCGATATCAGCCTCCCTTGTGCGTCCGCTCCTGGATCATCCACAGCCAATGGTGCGTTCACATGCCATGTGGACCTTGCATGGTTTGAACAGCATCCGCCTCGCCGATTTGCAGAACGCGTTGCAAGACGATCATCCTGTCTGCCGCGTAAACGCCCTGCGGATAGCCGAGATGATTCCAGATCGCTCCAAGCTCGAACCGATGGTCTTGGCGATCGCAGACGATTCCTCGATGAACGTCCGGTTCCAACTAGGCCTCTTTCTTGGAACGCTACCCGATAGCGACATTGTGCTTGATTCCTTGGTTCAACTAGCTATCCGAGACGGAAGCAATCATCGTTTCGCCGACGGCCTATTGACGTCTTTGGGAAGCCGATCGGCCATCGTTCTGCACCGCCTGCTAAACGTCACCGACGGAACCGCTCCGACGTCGACAGGCAAGCTTGATCTTCTCAAACGGCTTGCCGAAATCGTTGGTGCAAGAGGCGACGAGAAGGAATTATCTCAAGTTCTAGATCTGTTCTCGGAAGCATCCTCCGGCGGTGAACCCGAATCAAATCGATGGAGTTCGGCGATTATCACGGGACTCGCCAAAGGATTGACTCGATACCGAGGACCATTCGGCCGGATGTCGCTTTCGCGGCTGACCCAAAGTCCTCCGGAAAACCTCTCGGTAAACATTGACGGATTGACCGCAGTGTTGAAACGAAGTCGCCAAGTAGCCATCGACGAATCCGCATCGACAGAAGAGCGTCTGTCGGCGATCGAGTTACTGTCGCTTCAGTCTTCGCCGGATGACGATTCGATTTACAAAGCGTTGCTAAATCAAAACCCATCAATTTCGATCCAGACAGCAACGGTTCGCGCGATGGGTCAGTCGCTAGGTCAGGATCGGGCAAAATTGATCATCGAATCTTGGAGTGACTTGTCGCCAACGGTTCAATCCGAAGCGATGGCGATGTTGTTTCGACGAACCGATACGACTGTCTTGGCACTACAAGCGATTCAGGAGAACCGCATCAATGCGTCGGGGCTAAGTCTGGATCAACGTGTTCGGTTATTAAAACACGGCGACGAATCCATTCGAGCCCTGGCGATTGAACTGTTCGGTGGTGCTGTCTCGGCAAATCGACAGCAAGTGGCCAAAGAGTATCAACCCGCTTTAACAAGTGAAGGAAACCGACACGAAGGCGAGTTGGTGTTCAAGCGAGTTTGTGCGTCGTGTCATAAGGTCAACGGACAAGGCCTATCGACCGGCCCCGATTTAAGTGATGCGAAGAACCGATCCAAAGCGGCCTTGTTGTACGACATTTTGGATCCGAATTCGAAAGTTGAACCGCGCTTTGCCGCCTATACGGTCCTTACCGTCGATGGAAACGTGCTGACCGGGCTGATTGCTGAAGAGAGCGACGAAGCGATCGTTTTAAAGATGGCAGAAGGCAAAAGCCAAACGATCGGCCGCGCTGAAATCGAAGCGGTCAAAGCGAGTGAAGTTTCATTGATGCCAGAAGGGATCGAAAAGGAGATCACCACGTCGCAGATGGCAGATTTATTAGAGTATTTGACAGCGAGGTAG
- a CDS encoding RNA polymerase sigma factor has product MPETSFLEEPSTSRSMLIRAREGDSESWQHLAQVYGPIVYGWARRCGCQAADAADVMQETFSAVNTALERFDHSRDGATFRGWLWTIARNKIRDHRRLLQNEAAAGGTEANLAMCQLPDIHSASEPPTDAVSDAKAARSRMLEILQTRFDHRTWAMFWETTIIGRDVNDVAEQLGVSKWAIYKSRARVLQRLKDELRDLD; this is encoded by the coding sequence ATGCCTGAAACCTCTTTTCTTGAAGAACCATCGACAAGCCGATCGATGTTGATTCGTGCCCGCGAAGGCGACTCCGAAAGCTGGCAGCATCTTGCACAGGTTTATGGACCGATCGTCTACGGCTGGGCTCGGCGGTGTGGTTGCCAAGCGGCGGATGCGGCCGATGTGATGCAGGAAACGTTTAGCGCCGTTAATACGGCACTGGAACGTTTTGATCACAGTCGAGACGGAGCCACCTTTCGCGGATGGCTTTGGACGATCGCCCGAAACAAGATCCGCGACCATCGACGATTGTTGCAAAACGAAGCTGCGGCAGGAGGAACCGAAGCGAATTTGGCAATGTGCCAACTACCGGACATTCATTCAGCTTCGGAGCCGCCGACGGATGCGGTTTCGGATGCCAAAGCCGCCCGCTCGCGGATGTTGGAAATTTTGCAGACCCGCTTTGATCATCGGACTTGGGCCATGTTTTGGGAAACGACAATCATCGGCCGCGATGTAAATGACGTCGCCGAACAATTGGGTGTTTCGAAGTGGGCCATTTATAAATCGAGAGCGCGAGTGCTGCAGCGGCTTAAAGACGAATTGAGAGACCTGGACTGA
- a CDS encoding serine/threonine protein kinase, which produces MVKIKSPCLDSEQLNRVINGDLPKDEFDSAISHLDECDKCRLAAENLDLVLDSPAIDAPSEDSQLESLRNETACQVALGRLTRRRLATSQSSPPIDNLGTYRLLELVGSGGMGAVFKAEHQRLRRQCAIKLLPPDRVAQQGWLDRFNREMTAVASLEHPGIVRATDAGHDSGWHYLVMEYLDGLDVGQVATRMGQLAVADACEIVRQAAKALAHIHDCGLVHRDIKPSNLMLTRDGQVKVLDLGLVLDGDDPLVSDERLTTVGHVMGTMPYMAPEQLTDSRDVNPKSDLYSLGATLFRLIAGRPPHRSGKGLAAQVLEITGQDAPALDTVREDVDREVVNLVAEILARDPKKRPLTAEQIAERLEAPSKGHQLQRLVREAIRKETDSQPPRSGLFPNPSGKSGGSPPRSRYRWLIGLAMAGCLVLAGFVIKFQTDRGLLVVHSGLDGLTVAIKQDDKLVDELEIKTGDNKISLYKGEYRIEIQGGGEAIQLSDEVVTIGRSGVHEVNVENLASSDPASTAVDEPTVAQRLSSGSDVAAKSQEVDTSMSGIGMGMDAMSGMGMGMDMHSLLFDGKRLSEWNKTIASTDDWEELGQAMTTAIKVVDRFGSGDWLDKTIDAIILRSRDLGGLHRRSPPVISSSKSVQDKNASLYFMWYYDQVFAEPSISQWNERNAEELLVGNSQSRSAIVVSLHRYYEKRSRSSMGGYGGGYGGMMSGMGGGDEEATSQRQKKFLSLRLLRGLIGLSKDEAWEGFESAEQSAASRYARESAIYIAKEQSIGFESLPELVSIVEAVPEQQRSKLEADLIKRNRPNKPTSMGDTEMYGGGRGYSAMEMGYGDMMEEGVGSGDDMGMMMGGSGEAGYGGSIAEMGGGSGEESPILYRGKPLKTWRGILRVELDVDSLLEAIEAVAVIARNVDEKTRVEIGRDILFAARIYGGTEANGTGDPSGKFMQVFPRVMAEFFPANGFQLLEEEFESGNQKSINAMLWPLADYLRDHDPETILAATDPKQLRSIRDKIEAMDLEPTEPYEFWYIVEAFAQLTWLLDESVEGHPKFQELVVDVVEASVNQRDYKRQAFTDKIQWPPSLIVVGLEIAKLDPNRFSDAALSTLIIRGVSPAESRTGFDDHDRVELAYQVDSKLAAESFLQYPSSWILLFLKNVSDRRVGRMFELFAQHCELSADLDKKFDQLTRQMGNDVDLIKKTKATIEERRSSTPSLP; this is translated from the coding sequence ATGGTCAAAATCAAGAGTCCGTGTTTGGATTCAGAACAGCTGAATCGCGTGATCAACGGTGATTTGCCGAAAGATGAATTCGATTCGGCGATCTCGCATCTGGATGAATGCGATAAATGCCGATTGGCCGCCGAGAATCTGGATTTAGTTTTGGATTCGCCAGCGATCGATGCGCCATCAGAGGATTCACAGCTCGAAAGCTTGCGAAACGAGACGGCTTGCCAGGTGGCGTTGGGCCGTTTGACCCGTCGTCGGCTGGCGACCTCGCAAAGCTCTCCGCCGATTGACAATCTAGGGACTTATCGATTGTTGGAATTGGTCGGTAGCGGAGGAATGGGAGCGGTTTTCAAAGCCGAACATCAACGTTTGCGCCGTCAATGTGCGATCAAGCTGTTGCCGCCCGATCGCGTTGCTCAGCAAGGTTGGTTGGACCGATTCAATCGCGAGATGACGGCGGTCGCATCGCTCGAACATCCGGGGATCGTTCGCGCGACCGATGCGGGGCACGACTCCGGTTGGCACTACTTGGTGATGGAATATCTGGATGGGTTGGACGTTGGCCAAGTCGCCACGCGGATGGGGCAGTTGGCCGTTGCCGATGCGTGCGAAATCGTTCGGCAAGCGGCGAAAGCCCTGGCACATATCCACGACTGTGGTTTGGTTCATCGGGATATCAAGCCGTCGAATCTGATGCTGACTCGCGACGGTCAAGTCAAGGTACTGGATTTGGGACTAGTGCTTGATGGTGATGATCCGCTGGTCAGCGACGAACGGTTGACCACGGTTGGGCATGTCATGGGAACGATGCCTTACATGGCGCCGGAACAATTGACCGACAGCCGTGATGTCAATCCGAAATCGGACCTGTACTCGCTGGGCGCGACCTTGTTTCGATTGATCGCAGGTCGGCCGCCACATCGAAGCGGAAAGGGACTCGCCGCTCAAGTTCTAGAAATCACGGGCCAAGACGCACCGGCACTCGATACGGTTCGCGAAGACGTCGATCGTGAAGTCGTGAACTTGGTTGCAGAAATCCTGGCTCGCGATCCTAAGAAACGTCCGTTAACTGCCGAACAGATTGCCGAGCGTTTGGAAGCACCCAGCAAGGGGCATCAGCTTCAGCGTTTGGTTCGTGAAGCGATTCGAAAAGAAACGGATTCGCAGCCGCCACGAAGTGGGCTATTTCCAAATCCCAGTGGCAAGTCAGGCGGGTCACCACCGCGTTCTCGCTATCGTTGGCTGATCGGTCTGGCGATGGCTGGATGTCTTGTGCTCGCCGGATTCGTTATCAAGTTTCAAACCGATCGTGGCCTTCTAGTGGTGCATTCAGGACTGGATGGTCTGACGGTCGCAATCAAGCAAGACGACAAGCTGGTTGACGAGTTGGAGATCAAAACCGGCGACAACAAAATTTCGCTTTACAAAGGCGAGTATCGAATCGAAATCCAAGGCGGTGGGGAAGCGATTCAGTTAAGCGATGAAGTCGTCACGATCGGCCGAAGTGGTGTCCATGAAGTCAACGTTGAAAACCTGGCATCAAGTGACCCGGCGTCGACTGCCGTTGACGAACCGACGGTGGCCCAAAGGTTGTCAAGCGGATCCGATGTCGCTGCCAAATCGCAAGAGGTTGATACCTCGATGTCAGGTATAGGAATGGGCATGGACGCAATGTCAGGAATGGGCATGGGCATGGATATGCACAGTCTGCTCTTCGACGGTAAAAGGCTCAGTGAGTGGAATAAAACGATTGCTTCCACTGATGATTGGGAAGAACTGGGTCAAGCCATGACCACTGCGATCAAAGTCGTCGATCGTTTCGGTAGTGGTGATTGGCTTGATAAGACCATCGATGCCATCATCTTGCGATCGCGTGATTTGGGTGGGCTTCATCGGCGTTCACCGCCGGTGATCTCATCGTCCAAGAGTGTGCAGGACAAGAACGCCTCACTGTATTTCATGTGGTACTACGACCAAGTATTTGCCGAGCCGAGCATTAGTCAGTGGAACGAGCGCAACGCGGAGGAGTTGCTTGTCGGCAATTCACAAAGTCGATCCGCAATTGTCGTATCGCTACACCGCTACTATGAAAAACGGTCCCGTTCGTCGATGGGCGGATATGGCGGTGGATATGGGGGCATGATGAGCGGAATGGGTGGAGGAGATGAAGAGGCGACCAGTCAGCGTCAAAAGAAGTTCCTAAGCTTGAGATTGCTTCGCGGATTGATCGGTCTATCCAAGGACGAGGCTTGGGAGGGATTTGAATCAGCCGAACAATCGGCAGCATCGAGGTATGCCCGAGAGTCGGCGATCTACATTGCCAAAGAGCAGTCCATCGGGTTCGAATCGCTGCCGGAATTGGTCAGCATTGTTGAAGCGGTGCCGGAGCAACAGCGATCGAAACTAGAAGCGGACTTGATCAAGCGAAACCGTCCAAATAAGCCGACGTCCATGGGAGATACGGAGATGTATGGTGGAGGAAGGGGCTACTCCGCGATGGAGATGGGCTATGGCGACATGATGGAGGAAGGGGTAGGAAGCGGTGACGATATGGGCATGATGATGGGAGGTTCAGGAGAAGCCGGCTACGGCGGTTCGATCGCAGAGATGGGAGGTGGTTCTGGTGAAGAATCACCAATTCTGTATCGCGGTAAACCGTTGAAGACTTGGCGGGGAATTCTAAGAGTCGAGTTGGACGTCGATTCCTTGCTGGAAGCGATCGAGGCGGTCGCGGTGATCGCAAGAAATGTCGACGAGAAAACTCGAGTCGAGATCGGTCGCGACATACTATTCGCCGCTCGCATCTATGGCGGTACCGAAGCGAATGGCACGGGTGATCCTTCTGGCAAGTTTATGCAAGTGTTTCCAAGAGTGATGGCGGAGTTCTTTCCAGCGAACGGGTTTCAGCTTCTTGAGGAAGAGTTTGAATCGGGGAATCAGAAAAGCATCAACGCAATGCTATGGCCACTTGCCGACTACCTGCGTGATCATGACCCAGAAACGATTTTGGCAGCGACGGATCCCAAGCAGCTTCGTTCGATTCGTGACAAGATCGAAGCGATGGACTTAGAGCCAACGGAACCCTACGAATTCTGGTACATCGTCGAAGCATTCGCGCAGTTGACATGGCTGCTGGATGAATCCGTTGAAGGTCATCCAAAGTTTCAAGAGTTGGTGGTCGACGTTGTCGAAGCCTCTGTAAATCAGCGTGACTACAAGAGGCAGGCGTTCACTGACAAGATTCAATGGCCACCTTCACTTATCGTGGTCGGATTGGAAATTGCTAAGCTGGATCCGAACCGATTTTCAGATGCCGCTCTGAGCACATTGATCATCCGAGGTGTGTCGCCGGCTGAAAGTAGGACTGGCTTTGACGACCACGATCGAGTTGAACTCGCGTATCAGGTTGACTCTAAGTTGGCTGCGGAGAGTTTCCTCCAATATCCTTCTAGTTGGATTTTGTTGTTCTTGAAGAATGTGTCGGATAGGCGGGTTGGACGCATGTTCGAACTGTTCGCGCAGCATTGCGAGCTTTCAGCCGACCTCGACAAGAAGTTTGATCAACTGACCAGGCAGATGGGCAATGATGTTGACCTCATCAAAAAAACCAAAGCCACGATCGAGGAAAGACGTTCGAGTACGCCGTCTCTTCCATAG
- a CDS encoding twin-arginine translocase TatA/TatE family subunit, whose amino-acid sequence MSVTLSSGLFGLSPLAFAMPGATEMLIFLFVVLLLFGGAKLPSLMRNLGRSANEFKRGMNDTADDEDASEKDSDK is encoded by the coding sequence ATGTCTGTAACTCTGTCTAGCGGTCTATTCGGCCTCTCGCCTTTGGCTTTCGCAATGCCGGGCGCGACCGAAATGTTGATCTTCCTGTTCGTCGTGCTGTTGCTGTTCGGTGGTGCCAAATTGCCATCGTTGATGCGAAACCTTGGTCGCAGTGCCAACGAGTTCAAACGCGGAATGAACGACACGGCGGACGATGAAGACGCATCCGAAAAAGATTCGGATAAGTAA
- a CDS encoding twin-arginine translocase TatA/TatE family subunit, with amino-acid sequence MFGLSPFEMMVIGVVAVVLFGSNLPDVARRAGGIYREFRGKLNEVQREFRAAEYEATKAFKMDSNTTSSIDEEDDEPSEPSAPKFTPPS; translated from the coding sequence ATGTTCGGGCTTAGCCCTTTCGAAATGATGGTGATCGGTGTTGTTGCCGTTGTCTTATTCGGCAGCAACCTACCCGACGTCGCGCGCCGAGCGGGCGGAATCTATCGCGAATTTCGTGGCAAATTGAACGAGGTTCAACGCGAATTCCGAGCCGCCGAGTATGAAGCGACCAAAGCGTTCAAGATGGACTCGAACACGACCTCGTCGATCGACGAAGAAGACGACGAGCCCTCGGAACCATCGGCGCCAAAATTCACCCCACCTAGCTGA
- a CDS encoding MIP/aquaporin family protein, translating into MKKYIAEFVGTFVLIFVGTGSVIVNSATEGEVSLVGIAMAWGLVVSAMIYAIGDLSGAHINPAVTIAFWVAKRFEGSKVVPYLLAQCAGAFAASLLLRFMYPDQPSLGATLPAGTEMQSFIMEVMLTLILMFVVLNVTVGAKEKGITAGLAIGGVIAFEVLCGGPISGASMNPARSLAPAIVGGELQSLWLYLTAPVIGAVAAVPISHFLHSEREVPAEE; encoded by the coding sequence ATGAAAAAATACATCGCCGAGTTCGTCGGCACGTTTGTCTTGATCTTCGTCGGCACCGGCTCGGTGATCGTTAATTCGGCGACCGAAGGAGAGGTTTCACTGGTCGGAATCGCGATGGCTTGGGGGCTGGTGGTCTCGGCAATGATCTATGCGATCGGCGATCTATCGGGTGCCCATATCAATCCCGCAGTGACGATTGCCTTCTGGGTGGCCAAACGATTCGAGGGCAGTAAGGTGGTGCCCTATCTGCTTGCCCAGTGTGCCGGTGCGTTCGCGGCAAGCTTGCTGCTGCGGTTCATGTACCCGGATCAGCCTAGTCTTGGCGCGACACTGCCCGCGGGCACCGAGATGCAGTCGTTTATCATGGAAGTCATGTTGACGCTGATCTTGATGTTCGTCGTCTTGAACGTGACCGTCGGAGCCAAAGAAAAAGGCATCACGGCGGGATTGGCGATCGGCGGAGTGATTGCCTTTGAAGTTCTTTGCGGCGGGCCGATCAGTGGTGCATCGATGAACCCCGCACGCTCGCTTGCTCCAGCCATCGTCGGCGGAGAGTTGCAATCGTTGTGGTTGTATCTAACGGCCCCGGTCATCGGTGCAGTCGCGGCGGTTCCGATCAGCCATTTCCTGCATTCGGAGCGTGAAGTGCCAGCGGAAGAATAA